Proteins encoded together in one Centropristis striata isolate RG_2023a ecotype Rhode Island chromosome 6, C.striata_1.0, whole genome shotgun sequence window:
- the ppp6r3 gene encoding serine/threonine-protein phosphatase 6 regulatory subunit 3 isoform X7 — MFWKFDLHTTSHIDTLLEKEDVTLTEVMDEDDVLQECKAQNHKLVDFLLRPQCMEDLVTFITQEPNTDVEEKVKYKYPNISCELLTSDVGQINDRLGEDEKLLMKLYGFLQNEPPLNPLLASFFSKVLSILIGRKPEQIVEFLRKREDFVDLMIKHIGTSAIMDLLLRMLTCIEPQQLRQDVLNWLNEEKVIQRLVDMVQPSQDEDLNQRHSNASQSLCEIIRLSRDQMFQVQGSSDPDPLLATLEKQETVEQLLSNIFDKEKNESAIVSVIQILLTLFETRRPAFEGHMECPPGMSHPSFSVNHSILEAVRPRLKDFHQLLLEPPKANVMKTTWGVLDPPVGNTRLHVVRLVASLLQSNTHSINTELINLNTLGVILDMYFKYIWNNFLHIQVEICTAMILAMPPAPNDIQPDTEQENARESILIKHLFQKCQFIQRIVEAWSSNEKEQAEGGRRRGYMGHLTRIANSIVHNCDKGPNGPQIQQLISELPAEDREKWEAFISGQLSDTNKRNTVDLVNTHHIHSSSDDEVDFKDSGFHQDSSLQQFGFNDEEFADQDDVVDIPFDRISDINFSLNTNESANIALFEARCKEKIQQFEDAGSDEEDIWDEKDVTFAPEAQRRPRSSGSTDSEESTDSEEEDAKRDPFEASNPSTDDRMEVDTGPVWTANFDDIPMDTGTSTAPASSPNNPAASSPLSSSSTEDLPEAAWSSAPSANSNSETGWADFSNFTPVSPKDPLRCNSPVAMETSIETIDPLGVNAPMQPEDCDGWLGTSVASSSSTSPKDCGRSKAEEETASCEQRSITETVINGSMKETVSLTVDAKTETAVFKSDEEKSASSEKYSVGECVDSERTGVNSSAAACCPKTGSEKCRSPAELPNGPLEEMTAIEEAKLDQSAVSSEPAVNGPA, encoded by the exons GTATCCCAACATATCATGTGAGCTGCTTACATCAGATGTGGGCCAGATCAATGACAGACTGGGAGAAGATGAAAAACTGCTGATGAAACTGTACGGCTTCCTCCAGAATGAGCCGCCTCTCAACCCACTCCTGGCCAGTTTCTTCTCTAAGGTCCTGTCCATTCTTATAGGACGCAAGCCTGAACAG aTAGTGGAGTTTCTGCGGAAGCGGGAGGACTTTGTAGACTTGATGATTAAACACATTGGGACATCGGCCATCATGGACCTGCTGCTCAGAATGCTCACCTGCATCGAACCACAACAGCTACGACAGGACGTTCTCAAT TGGCTGAACGAGGAGAAGGTGATTCAGAGACTGGTGGACATGGTACAACCTTCTCAAGATGAGGAT TTGAATCAGAGACACTCCAATGCATCCCAGTCACTGTGTGAGATCATCAGACTGAGCAGAGACCAGATGTTCCAGGTGCAGGGCTCCTCAGATCCCGACCCTCTTCTGGCCACACTTGAAAA GCAGGAGACGGTGGAGCAGCTGCTTTCAAATATCTTCGACAAGGAGAAGAATGAATCTGCAATTGTCAGTGTTATCCAGATCCTCCTCACATTGTTCGAGACCAGGAGACCAGC GTTTGAGGGTCATATGGAATGCCCCCCTGGGATGTCCCACCCTTCATTTTCAGTGAACCACAGCATCCTGGAGGCTGTGAGACCCCGACTCAAAGACTTTCACCAGCTGCTACTGGAACCTCCAAAG GCGAATGTGATGAAGACAACGTGGGGGGTGCTGGACCCTCCTGTGGGCAACACCAGGCTCCATGTGGTTAGACTGGTGGCCAGCCTGTTGCAGAGCAACACACATAGCATCAACACAGAACTCATTAACCTCAACACACTGGGAGTCATACTA GACATGTATTTCAAATACATCTGGAACAACTTCCTCCACATTCAAGTGGAGATCTGCACAGCCATGATCCTGGCTATGCCCCCCGCCCCCAATGACATCCAGCCAGACACAGAGCAGGAAAATGCGAGGGAGAGCATCCTCATCAAACAC CTGTTTCAAAAGTGCCAGTTTATACAGAGAATTGTAGAAGCCTGGAGCTCCAATGAGAAAGAACA GGCAGAAGGTGGTCGGCGACGAGGCTACATGGGGCACCTCACCAGAATAGCCAACTCTATAGTTCATAACTGTGACAAAGGCCCTAATGGACCACAGATACAACAGCTCATATCTG AGCTCCcagcagaggacagagagaaatgGGAGGCCTTTATTTCTGGGCAGCTGTCTGACACAAACAAGAGAAACACTGTTGACCTG gtGAACACGCACCACATTCACTCTTCCAGTGATGATGAGGTGGACTTTAAAGACAGCGGGTTTCACCAGGACTCCTCTTTACAACAA TTCGGCTTCAATGACGAAGAGTTTGCTGATCAGGACGATGTTGTGGA TATTCCCTTTGATAGAATATCAGACATCAATTTTTCACTGAATACAAATGAAAGT GCGAATATAGCTCTGTTTGAGGCACGCTGTAAGGAGAAAATCCAGCAGTTTGAAGACGCTGGTTCAGATGAGGAGGACATCTGGGACGAAAAAGATGTCACCTTTGCACCAGAGGCACAGAGACGCCCCAG GAGTTCAGGCAGCACGGACAGTGAGGAAAGCACAGACTCGGAGGAGGAGGATGCCAAGAGAGATCCATTCGAAGCTTCCAACCCCAGCACCGATGACAGAATGGAAGTCGACACAG ggCCTGTGTGGACAGCCAATTTTGATGACATCCCCATGGACACAGGTACATCCACAGCTCCAGCCTCCAGCCCTAACAACCCCGCTGCCTCCTCtcccttgtcctcctcctccacagaaGACCTCCCCGAGGCAGCATGGAGCTCGGCTCCTTCCGCTAACTCCAACTCTGAAACAGGCTGGGCCGATTTCTCCAACTTCACCCCTGTCAG CCCCAAAGACCCTCTGAGGTGCAACTCTCCTGTTGCTATGGAAACCAGCATAGAGACAATAGACCCTCTGGGGGTCAATGCACCTATGCAGCCTGAAG ATTGTGATGGCTGGTTGGGTACCAGTGTggcttcttcctcctccacctcaccAAAGGATTGTGGGAGATCTAAAGCGGAGGAGGAAACTGCTTCATGTGAGCAACGCAGCATCACAGAGACGGTCATCAATGGCTCCATGAAAGAAACGGTCAGCCTCACTGTTGATGCCAAGACTGAGACTGCCGTCTTCAAGAG TGATGAAGAGAAGAGTGCTTCTTCAGAGAAATACTCAGTAGGGGAGTGTGTGGATTCGGAGAGAACAGGCGTCAACAGCTCAGCCGCAGCCTGCTGTCCCAAAACAGG CAGTGAGAAGTGTCGGTCCCCTGCAGAGCTTCCCAATGGTCCTCTAGAGGAGATGACCGCCATAGAGGAGGCCAA ACTGGACCAGAGTGCCGTGTCCTCAGAGCCAGCTGTCAACGGGCCTGCATGA
- the ppp6r3 gene encoding serine/threonine-protein phosphatase 6 regulatory subunit 3 isoform X1, with protein sequence MFWKFDLHTTSHIDTLLEKEDVTLTEVMDEDDVLQECKAQNHKLVDFLLRPQCMEDLVTFITQEPNTDVEEKVKYKYPNISCELLTSDVGQINDRLGEDEKLLMKLYGFLQNEPPLNPLLASFFSKVLSILIGRKPEQIVEFLRKREDFVDLMIKHIGTSAIMDLLLRMLTCIEPQQLRQDVLNWLNEEKVIQRLVDMVQPSQDEDLNQRHSNASQSLCEIIRLSRDQMFQVQGSSDPDPLLATLEKQETVEQLLSNIFDKEKNESAIVSVIQILLTLFETRRPAFEGHMECPPGMSHPSFSVNHSILEAVRPRLKDFHQLLLEPPKANVMKTTWGVLDPPVGNTRLHVVRLVASLLQSNTHSINTELINLNTLGVILDMYFKYIWNNFLHIQVEICTAMILAMPPAPNDIQPDTEQENARESILIKHLFQKCQFIQRIVEAWSSNEKEQAEGGRRRGYMGHLTRIANSIVHNCDKGPNGPQIQQLISELPAEDREKWEAFISGQLSDTNKRNTVDLVNTHHIHSSSDDEVDFKDSGFHQDSSLQQAFSDYQMQQMTSNFIEQFGFNDEEFADQDDVVDIPFDRISDINFSLNTNESANIALFEARCKEKIQQFEDAGSDEEDIWDEKDVTFAPEAQRRPRSSGSTDSEESTDSEEEDAKRDPFEASNPSTDDRMEVDTGPVWTANFDDIPMDTGTSTAPASSPNNPAASSPLSSSSTEDLPEAAWSSAPSANSNSETGWADFSNFTPVSPKDPLRCNSPVAMETSIETIDPLGVNAPMQPEDCDGWLGTSVASSSSTSPKDCGRSKAEEETASCEQRSITETVINGSMKETVSLTVDAKTETAVFKSDEEKSASSEKYSVGECVDSERTGVNSSAAACCPKTGSEKCRSPAELPNGPLEEMTAIEEAKLDQSAVSSEPAVNGPA encoded by the exons GTATCCCAACATATCATGTGAGCTGCTTACATCAGATGTGGGCCAGATCAATGACAGACTGGGAGAAGATGAAAAACTGCTGATGAAACTGTACGGCTTCCTCCAGAATGAGCCGCCTCTCAACCCACTCCTGGCCAGTTTCTTCTCTAAGGTCCTGTCCATTCTTATAGGACGCAAGCCTGAACAG aTAGTGGAGTTTCTGCGGAAGCGGGAGGACTTTGTAGACTTGATGATTAAACACATTGGGACATCGGCCATCATGGACCTGCTGCTCAGAATGCTCACCTGCATCGAACCACAACAGCTACGACAGGACGTTCTCAAT TGGCTGAACGAGGAGAAGGTGATTCAGAGACTGGTGGACATGGTACAACCTTCTCAAGATGAGGAT TTGAATCAGAGACACTCCAATGCATCCCAGTCACTGTGTGAGATCATCAGACTGAGCAGAGACCAGATGTTCCAGGTGCAGGGCTCCTCAGATCCCGACCCTCTTCTGGCCACACTTGAAAA GCAGGAGACGGTGGAGCAGCTGCTTTCAAATATCTTCGACAAGGAGAAGAATGAATCTGCAATTGTCAGTGTTATCCAGATCCTCCTCACATTGTTCGAGACCAGGAGACCAGC GTTTGAGGGTCATATGGAATGCCCCCCTGGGATGTCCCACCCTTCATTTTCAGTGAACCACAGCATCCTGGAGGCTGTGAGACCCCGACTCAAAGACTTTCACCAGCTGCTACTGGAACCTCCAAAG GCGAATGTGATGAAGACAACGTGGGGGGTGCTGGACCCTCCTGTGGGCAACACCAGGCTCCATGTGGTTAGACTGGTGGCCAGCCTGTTGCAGAGCAACACACATAGCATCAACACAGAACTCATTAACCTCAACACACTGGGAGTCATACTA GACATGTATTTCAAATACATCTGGAACAACTTCCTCCACATTCAAGTGGAGATCTGCACAGCCATGATCCTGGCTATGCCCCCCGCCCCCAATGACATCCAGCCAGACACAGAGCAGGAAAATGCGAGGGAGAGCATCCTCATCAAACAC CTGTTTCAAAAGTGCCAGTTTATACAGAGAATTGTAGAAGCCTGGAGCTCCAATGAGAAAGAACA GGCAGAAGGTGGTCGGCGACGAGGCTACATGGGGCACCTCACCAGAATAGCCAACTCTATAGTTCATAACTGTGACAAAGGCCCTAATGGACCACAGATACAACAGCTCATATCTG AGCTCCcagcagaggacagagagaaatgGGAGGCCTTTATTTCTGGGCAGCTGTCTGACACAAACAAGAGAAACACTGTTGACCTG gtGAACACGCACCACATTCACTCTTCCAGTGATGATGAGGTGGACTTTAAAGACAGCGGGTTTCACCAGGACTCCTCTTTACAACAA GCCTTTTCTGATTATCAGATGCAACAAATGACGTCCAATTTTATTGAGCAGTTCGGCTTCAATGACGAAGAGTTTGCTGATCAGGACGATGTTGTGGA TATTCCCTTTGATAGAATATCAGACATCAATTTTTCACTGAATACAAATGAAAGT GCGAATATAGCTCTGTTTGAGGCACGCTGTAAGGAGAAAATCCAGCAGTTTGAAGACGCTGGTTCAGATGAGGAGGACATCTGGGACGAAAAAGATGTCACCTTTGCACCAGAGGCACAGAGACGCCCCAG GAGTTCAGGCAGCACGGACAGTGAGGAAAGCACAGACTCGGAGGAGGAGGATGCCAAGAGAGATCCATTCGAAGCTTCCAACCCCAGCACCGATGACAGAATGGAAGTCGACACAG ggCCTGTGTGGACAGCCAATTTTGATGACATCCCCATGGACACAGGTACATCCACAGCTCCAGCCTCCAGCCCTAACAACCCCGCTGCCTCCTCtcccttgtcctcctcctccacagaaGACCTCCCCGAGGCAGCATGGAGCTCGGCTCCTTCCGCTAACTCCAACTCTGAAACAGGCTGGGCCGATTTCTCCAACTTCACCCCTGTCAG CCCCAAAGACCCTCTGAGGTGCAACTCTCCTGTTGCTATGGAAACCAGCATAGAGACAATAGACCCTCTGGGGGTCAATGCACCTATGCAGCCTGAAG ATTGTGATGGCTGGTTGGGTACCAGTGTggcttcttcctcctccacctcaccAAAGGATTGTGGGAGATCTAAAGCGGAGGAGGAAACTGCTTCATGTGAGCAACGCAGCATCACAGAGACGGTCATCAATGGCTCCATGAAAGAAACGGTCAGCCTCACTGTTGATGCCAAGACTGAGACTGCCGTCTTCAAGAG TGATGAAGAGAAGAGTGCTTCTTCAGAGAAATACTCAGTAGGGGAGTGTGTGGATTCGGAGAGAACAGGCGTCAACAGCTCAGCCGCAGCCTGCTGTCCCAAAACAGG CAGTGAGAAGTGTCGGTCCCCTGCAGAGCTTCCCAATGGTCCTCTAGAGGAGATGACCGCCATAGAGGAGGCCAA ACTGGACCAGAGTGCCGTGTCCTCAGAGCCAGCTGTCAACGGGCCTGCATGA
- the ppp6r3 gene encoding serine/threonine-protein phosphatase 6 regulatory subunit 3 isoform X9: MFWKFDLHTTSHIDTLLEKEDVTLTEVMDEDDVLQECKAQNHKLVDFLLRPQCMEDLVTFITQEPNTDVEEKVKYKYPNISCELLTSDVGQINDRLGEDEKLLMKLYGFLQNEPPLNPLLASFFSKVLSILIGRKPEQIVEFLRKREDFVDLMIKHIGTSAIMDLLLRMLTCIEPQQLRQDVLNWLNEEKVIQRLVDMVQPSQDEDLNQRHSNASQSLCEIIRLSRDQMFQVQGSSDPDPLLATLEKQETVEQLLSNIFDKEKNESAIVSVIQILLTLFETRRPAFEGHMECPPGMSHPSFSVNHSILEAVRPRLKDFHQLLLEPPKANVMKTTWGVLDPPVGNTRLHVVRLVASLLQSNTHSINTELINLNTLGVILDMYFKYIWNNFLHIQVEICTAMILAMPPAPNDIQPDTEQENARESILIKHLFQKCQFIQRIVEAWSSNEKEQAEGGRRRGYMGHLTRIANSIVHNCDKGPNGPQIQQLISELPAEDREKWEAFISGQLSDTNKRNTVDLVNTHHIHSSSDDEVDFKDSGFHQDSSLQQAFSDYQMQQMTSNFIEQFGFNDEEFADQDDVVDIPFDRISDINFSLNTNESANIALFEARCKEKIQQFEDAGSDEEDIWDEKDVTFAPEAQRRPRSSGSTDSEESTDSEEEDAKRDPFEASNPSTDDRMEVDTEDLPEAAWSSAPSANSNSETGWADFSNFTPVSPKDPLRCNSPVAMETSIETIDPLGVNAPMQPEDCDGWLGTSVASSSSTSPKDCGRSKAEEETASCEQRSITETVINGSMKETVSLTVDAKTETAVFKSDEEKSASSEKYSVGECVDSERTGVNSSAAACCPKTGSEKCRSPAELPNGPLEEMTAIEEAKLDQSAVSSEPAVNGPA; the protein is encoded by the exons GTATCCCAACATATCATGTGAGCTGCTTACATCAGATGTGGGCCAGATCAATGACAGACTGGGAGAAGATGAAAAACTGCTGATGAAACTGTACGGCTTCCTCCAGAATGAGCCGCCTCTCAACCCACTCCTGGCCAGTTTCTTCTCTAAGGTCCTGTCCATTCTTATAGGACGCAAGCCTGAACAG aTAGTGGAGTTTCTGCGGAAGCGGGAGGACTTTGTAGACTTGATGATTAAACACATTGGGACATCGGCCATCATGGACCTGCTGCTCAGAATGCTCACCTGCATCGAACCACAACAGCTACGACAGGACGTTCTCAAT TGGCTGAACGAGGAGAAGGTGATTCAGAGACTGGTGGACATGGTACAACCTTCTCAAGATGAGGAT TTGAATCAGAGACACTCCAATGCATCCCAGTCACTGTGTGAGATCATCAGACTGAGCAGAGACCAGATGTTCCAGGTGCAGGGCTCCTCAGATCCCGACCCTCTTCTGGCCACACTTGAAAA GCAGGAGACGGTGGAGCAGCTGCTTTCAAATATCTTCGACAAGGAGAAGAATGAATCTGCAATTGTCAGTGTTATCCAGATCCTCCTCACATTGTTCGAGACCAGGAGACCAGC GTTTGAGGGTCATATGGAATGCCCCCCTGGGATGTCCCACCCTTCATTTTCAGTGAACCACAGCATCCTGGAGGCTGTGAGACCCCGACTCAAAGACTTTCACCAGCTGCTACTGGAACCTCCAAAG GCGAATGTGATGAAGACAACGTGGGGGGTGCTGGACCCTCCTGTGGGCAACACCAGGCTCCATGTGGTTAGACTGGTGGCCAGCCTGTTGCAGAGCAACACACATAGCATCAACACAGAACTCATTAACCTCAACACACTGGGAGTCATACTA GACATGTATTTCAAATACATCTGGAACAACTTCCTCCACATTCAAGTGGAGATCTGCACAGCCATGATCCTGGCTATGCCCCCCGCCCCCAATGACATCCAGCCAGACACAGAGCAGGAAAATGCGAGGGAGAGCATCCTCATCAAACAC CTGTTTCAAAAGTGCCAGTTTATACAGAGAATTGTAGAAGCCTGGAGCTCCAATGAGAAAGAACA GGCAGAAGGTGGTCGGCGACGAGGCTACATGGGGCACCTCACCAGAATAGCCAACTCTATAGTTCATAACTGTGACAAAGGCCCTAATGGACCACAGATACAACAGCTCATATCTG AGCTCCcagcagaggacagagagaaatgGGAGGCCTTTATTTCTGGGCAGCTGTCTGACACAAACAAGAGAAACACTGTTGACCTG gtGAACACGCACCACATTCACTCTTCCAGTGATGATGAGGTGGACTTTAAAGACAGCGGGTTTCACCAGGACTCCTCTTTACAACAA GCCTTTTCTGATTATCAGATGCAACAAATGACGTCCAATTTTATTGAGCAGTTCGGCTTCAATGACGAAGAGTTTGCTGATCAGGACGATGTTGTGGA TATTCCCTTTGATAGAATATCAGACATCAATTTTTCACTGAATACAAATGAAAGT GCGAATATAGCTCTGTTTGAGGCACGCTGTAAGGAGAAAATCCAGCAGTTTGAAGACGCTGGTTCAGATGAGGAGGACATCTGGGACGAAAAAGATGTCACCTTTGCACCAGAGGCACAGAGACGCCCCAG GAGTTCAGGCAGCACGGACAGTGAGGAAAGCACAGACTCGGAGGAGGAGGATGCCAAGAGAGATCCATTCGAAGCTTCCAACCCCAGCACCGATGACAGAATGGAAGTCGACACAG aaGACCTCCCCGAGGCAGCATGGAGCTCGGCTCCTTCCGCTAACTCCAACTCTGAAACAGGCTGGGCCGATTTCTCCAACTTCACCCCTGTCAG CCCCAAAGACCCTCTGAGGTGCAACTCTCCTGTTGCTATGGAAACCAGCATAGAGACAATAGACCCTCTGGGGGTCAATGCACCTATGCAGCCTGAAG ATTGTGATGGCTGGTTGGGTACCAGTGTggcttcttcctcctccacctcaccAAAGGATTGTGGGAGATCTAAAGCGGAGGAGGAAACTGCTTCATGTGAGCAACGCAGCATCACAGAGACGGTCATCAATGGCTCCATGAAAGAAACGGTCAGCCTCACTGTTGATGCCAAGACTGAGACTGCCGTCTTCAAGAG TGATGAAGAGAAGAGTGCTTCTTCAGAGAAATACTCAGTAGGGGAGTGTGTGGATTCGGAGAGAACAGGCGTCAACAGCTCAGCCGCAGCCTGCTGTCCCAAAACAGG CAGTGAGAAGTGTCGGTCCCCTGCAGAGCTTCCCAATGGTCCTCTAGAGGAGATGACCGCCATAGAGGAGGCCAA ACTGGACCAGAGTGCCGTGTCCTCAGAGCCAGCTGTCAACGGGCCTGCATGA
- the ppp6r3 gene encoding serine/threonine-protein phosphatase 6 regulatory subunit 3 isoform X2: protein MFWKFDLHTTSHIDTLLEKEDVTLTEVMDEDDVLQECKAQNHKLVDFLLRPQCMEDLVTFITQEPNTDVEEKVKYKYPNISCELLTSDVGQINDRLGEDEKLLMKLYGFLQNEPPLNPLLASFFSKVLSILIGRKPEQIVEFLRKREDFVDLMIKHIGTSAIMDLLLRMLTCIEPQQLRQDVLNWLNEEKVIQRLVDMVQPSQDEDLNQRHSNASQSLCEIIRLSRDQMFQVQGSSDPDPLLATLEKQETVEQLLSNIFDKEKNESAIVSVIQILLTLFETRRPAFEGHMECPPGMSHPSFSVNHSILEAVRPRLKDFHQLLLEPPKANVMKTTWGVLDPPVGNTRLHVVRLVASLLQSNTHSINTELINLNTLGVILDMYFKYIWNNFLHIQVEICTAMILAMPPAPNDIQPDTEQENARESILIKHLFQKCQFIQRIVEAWSSNEKEQAEGGRRRGYMGHLTRIANSIVHNCDKGPNGPQIQQLISELPAEDREKWEAFISGQLSDTNKRNTVDLVNTHHIHSSSDDEVDFKDSGFHQDSSLQQAFSDYQMQQMTSNFIEQFGFNDEEFADQDDVVDIPFDRISDINFSLNTNESANIALFEARCKEKIQQFEDAGSDEEDIWDEKDVTFAPEAQRRPRSSGSTDSEESTDSEEEDAKRDPFEASNPSTDDRMEVDTGPVWTANFDDIPMDTGTSTAPASSPNNPAASSPLSSSSTEDLPEAAWSSAPSANSNSETGWADFSNFTPVSPKDPLRCNSPVAMETSIETIDPLGVNAPMQPEDCDGWLGTSVASSSSTSPKDCGRSKAEEETASCEQRSITETVINGSMKETVSLTVDAKTETAVFKSDEEKSASSEKYSVGECVDSERTGVNSSAAACCPKTGEKCRSPAELPNGPLEEMTAIEEAKLDQSAVSSEPAVNGPA from the exons GTATCCCAACATATCATGTGAGCTGCTTACATCAGATGTGGGCCAGATCAATGACAGACTGGGAGAAGATGAAAAACTGCTGATGAAACTGTACGGCTTCCTCCAGAATGAGCCGCCTCTCAACCCACTCCTGGCCAGTTTCTTCTCTAAGGTCCTGTCCATTCTTATAGGACGCAAGCCTGAACAG aTAGTGGAGTTTCTGCGGAAGCGGGAGGACTTTGTAGACTTGATGATTAAACACATTGGGACATCGGCCATCATGGACCTGCTGCTCAGAATGCTCACCTGCATCGAACCACAACAGCTACGACAGGACGTTCTCAAT TGGCTGAACGAGGAGAAGGTGATTCAGAGACTGGTGGACATGGTACAACCTTCTCAAGATGAGGAT TTGAATCAGAGACACTCCAATGCATCCCAGTCACTGTGTGAGATCATCAGACTGAGCAGAGACCAGATGTTCCAGGTGCAGGGCTCCTCAGATCCCGACCCTCTTCTGGCCACACTTGAAAA GCAGGAGACGGTGGAGCAGCTGCTTTCAAATATCTTCGACAAGGAGAAGAATGAATCTGCAATTGTCAGTGTTATCCAGATCCTCCTCACATTGTTCGAGACCAGGAGACCAGC GTTTGAGGGTCATATGGAATGCCCCCCTGGGATGTCCCACCCTTCATTTTCAGTGAACCACAGCATCCTGGAGGCTGTGAGACCCCGACTCAAAGACTTTCACCAGCTGCTACTGGAACCTCCAAAG GCGAATGTGATGAAGACAACGTGGGGGGTGCTGGACCCTCCTGTGGGCAACACCAGGCTCCATGTGGTTAGACTGGTGGCCAGCCTGTTGCAGAGCAACACACATAGCATCAACACAGAACTCATTAACCTCAACACACTGGGAGTCATACTA GACATGTATTTCAAATACATCTGGAACAACTTCCTCCACATTCAAGTGGAGATCTGCACAGCCATGATCCTGGCTATGCCCCCCGCCCCCAATGACATCCAGCCAGACACAGAGCAGGAAAATGCGAGGGAGAGCATCCTCATCAAACAC CTGTTTCAAAAGTGCCAGTTTATACAGAGAATTGTAGAAGCCTGGAGCTCCAATGAGAAAGAACA GGCAGAAGGTGGTCGGCGACGAGGCTACATGGGGCACCTCACCAGAATAGCCAACTCTATAGTTCATAACTGTGACAAAGGCCCTAATGGACCACAGATACAACAGCTCATATCTG AGCTCCcagcagaggacagagagaaatgGGAGGCCTTTATTTCTGGGCAGCTGTCTGACACAAACAAGAGAAACACTGTTGACCTG gtGAACACGCACCACATTCACTCTTCCAGTGATGATGAGGTGGACTTTAAAGACAGCGGGTTTCACCAGGACTCCTCTTTACAACAA GCCTTTTCTGATTATCAGATGCAACAAATGACGTCCAATTTTATTGAGCAGTTCGGCTTCAATGACGAAGAGTTTGCTGATCAGGACGATGTTGTGGA TATTCCCTTTGATAGAATATCAGACATCAATTTTTCACTGAATACAAATGAAAGT GCGAATATAGCTCTGTTTGAGGCACGCTGTAAGGAGAAAATCCAGCAGTTTGAAGACGCTGGTTCAGATGAGGAGGACATCTGGGACGAAAAAGATGTCACCTTTGCACCAGAGGCACAGAGACGCCCCAG GAGTTCAGGCAGCACGGACAGTGAGGAAAGCACAGACTCGGAGGAGGAGGATGCCAAGAGAGATCCATTCGAAGCTTCCAACCCCAGCACCGATGACAGAATGGAAGTCGACACAG ggCCTGTGTGGACAGCCAATTTTGATGACATCCCCATGGACACAGGTACATCCACAGCTCCAGCCTCCAGCCCTAACAACCCCGCTGCCTCCTCtcccttgtcctcctcctccacagaaGACCTCCCCGAGGCAGCATGGAGCTCGGCTCCTTCCGCTAACTCCAACTCTGAAACAGGCTGGGCCGATTTCTCCAACTTCACCCCTGTCAG CCCCAAAGACCCTCTGAGGTGCAACTCTCCTGTTGCTATGGAAACCAGCATAGAGACAATAGACCCTCTGGGGGTCAATGCACCTATGCAGCCTGAAG ATTGTGATGGCTGGTTGGGTACCAGTGTggcttcttcctcctccacctcaccAAAGGATTGTGGGAGATCTAAAGCGGAGGAGGAAACTGCTTCATGTGAGCAACGCAGCATCACAGAGACGGTCATCAATGGCTCCATGAAAGAAACGGTCAGCCTCACTGTTGATGCCAAGACTGAGACTGCCGTCTTCAAGAG TGATGAAGAGAAGAGTGCTTCTTCAGAGAAATACTCAGTAGGGGAGTGTGTGGATTCGGAGAGAACAGGCGTCAACAGCTCAGCCGCAGCCTGCTGTCCCAAAACAGG TGAGAAGTGTCGGTCCCCTGCAGAGCTTCCCAATGGTCCTCTAGAGGAGATGACCGCCATAGAGGAGGCCAA ACTGGACCAGAGTGCCGTGTCCTCAGAGCCAGCTGTCAACGGGCCTGCATGA